In Dolichospermum flos-aquae CCAP 1403/13F, the following proteins share a genomic window:
- a CDS encoding 5'-methylthioadenosine/S-adenosylhomocysteine nucleosidase family protein has protein sequence MVTILVPQGAEYQAVCRGLSRVPSSQAKVLAIPMGIEPVRKYLQQFTHGQANRMLIMGLCGSLSQKYQIGDIVLYQNCLYQGNLQEGNNSFTADIHNQLGDHVSLVKGLTSDRLLYKATEKRQLYEQSGADVVDMEGYAFLEFFQQPVSPQVQIAILRVVSDDAHHDIPNITSAIGADGSLQPLPLAWEFIRQPLAATRLITGSLKGLKTLTAVTQLLFTPNKIPDFLEKSGI, from the coding sequence ATGGTTACGATCTTAGTCCCCCAGGGAGCAGAATATCAAGCCGTCTGTCGCGGATTAAGTCGCGTCCCCAGTTCCCAAGCCAAGGTATTAGCGATACCAATGGGAATCGAACCAGTGCGGAAATATTTACAACAGTTCACCCATGGTCAAGCAAATCGGATGCTGATCATGGGTTTGTGCGGTAGCTTGAGCCAAAAATATCAAATTGGAGATATTGTTTTATATCAAAATTGTCTTTATCAAGGAAATCTGCAAGAGGGCAATAATTCCTTCACCGCAGATATACATAATCAACTTGGTGATCATGTATCTTTAGTCAAAGGCTTAACGAGCGATCGCCTCTTATATAAAGCCACAGAAAAACGCCAGTTATATGAACAATCCGGTGCTGACGTTGTAGATATGGAAGGATACGCTTTTCTAGAATTTTTCCAGCAACCAGTTTCTCCACAGGTACAAATAGCCATCCTGCGAGTAGTTAGCGATGATGCTCATCATGACATCCCCAATATCACATCAGCCATTGGTGCAGACGGTTCATTACAACCTTTACCCTTAGCTTGGGAATTCATCCGTCAACCCCTAGCAGCGACTCGATTAATTACAGGTTCACTAAAAGGACTCAAAACTTTAACAGCAGTCACACAATTATTATTTACTCCTAACAAGATCCCCGACTTCTTAGAGAAGTCGGGGATCTGA
- a CDS encoding type II toxin-antitoxin system HicB family antitoxin — MKNYAVVYEWAGSNYSAYVPDLPGCVACGDTLQETEELIKEAIELYLEVLKEDGKPIPEPSTEVGKVAVTI; from the coding sequence ATGAAAAATTATGCAGTAGTCTATGAATGGGCAGGTAGTAATTATTCTGCTTATGTTCCAGATTTACCCGGATGTGTTGCTTGTGGTGATACCTTACAAGAAACAGAAGAACTAATTAAAGAAGCTATAGAATTGTATTTGGAAGTATTGAAAGAAGATGGAAAACCTATACCTGAACCTTCTACAGAAGTAGGTAAAGTAGCAGTGACGATATAA
- a CDS encoding IS1634 family transposase, translating into MEIQNIDHLGIVAGIIDSIGIVEIINELIGVEKDEKVNAGQVVKAMIINGLGFVSKPLYMFPKYFETIACEHLIGAGVKPEYLNDDKLGRVMDKLFIKGLDTIFFIIALKAAQKFGVSLSTSHLDSSSMHVHGQYNTSLPFVIFESQKVGNNQELEELAVKSPKEITITYGYSRDHRPDLKQFIIEMICSGDGDIPIFLKLASGNQADSSCFGKIAVEYQKQLEVNSLMVADAALYTESNLKMMSELRWLCRVPLSIKAAKSLISTLAESEFIDSTIPGYKLASKIQNYAGIEQRWLVVQSQERKESDLHKLTQKITKAESKAVQDLKKLSQERFACVADAIKALSKLSKQFKYHQIHESTVTQVKSNKKDTSGEISYQISATVSQDESKINTELLSAGRFIIATNVLDSKELSNDSMLREYKAQQSCERGFGFLKDPLFFADSIFLKSPERIESLGMIMGLCLLVYTLAQRHIRNALLESKSTIKNQLGKATNRPTLRWIFQCFQCIHLVTLNQEKHISNWNKDRDFILSLLPDDCLRYYQLVS; encoded by the coding sequence ATGGAAATTCAGAACATAGACCATCTAGGGATAGTAGCAGGAATCATAGATTCAATCGGAATAGTAGAAATAATAAATGAATTAATAGGAGTCGAAAAAGACGAAAAAGTAAATGCAGGTCAAGTGGTAAAAGCCATGATAATAAACGGGTTAGGATTTGTCTCCAAACCGTTATATATGTTTCCCAAATATTTTGAAACAATAGCCTGTGAGCATTTAATAGGAGCAGGAGTAAAACCAGAATATCTCAACGACGATAAATTGGGGAGAGTCATGGATAAACTGTTTATAAAAGGCTTAGATACAATCTTTTTTATCATAGCCTTAAAAGCTGCTCAAAAATTTGGAGTATCACTATCAACATCACATCTAGACTCATCATCAATGCACGTGCATGGGCAGTATAACACTAGCTTACCATTCGTAATATTTGAGAGTCAAAAAGTAGGAAATAACCAAGAATTAGAAGAATTAGCAGTAAAATCACCAAAAGAAATAACCATCACCTACGGTTATTCTCGTGACCATCGTCCAGACTTAAAACAGTTTATCATAGAAATGATATGTTCAGGAGATGGAGACATACCAATATTTTTAAAACTAGCATCGGGAAACCAAGCTGACTCATCATGTTTTGGTAAAATAGCAGTAGAATATCAAAAACAATTAGAAGTTAATAGTCTCATGGTTGCTGACGCTGCTTTATATACAGAATCAAACCTGAAAATGATGTCAGAATTACGTTGGTTATGTCGAGTACCATTAAGCATAAAAGCAGCAAAATCATTAATATCAACATTAGCAGAATCAGAATTTATTGATAGTACAATACCAGGATATAAATTAGCATCAAAAATCCAAAATTATGCAGGGATAGAACAAAGATGGTTAGTAGTGCAAAGTCAAGAAAGAAAAGAATCAGACCTGCATAAGCTCACACAAAAAATTACCAAAGCAGAATCAAAAGCTGTGCAAGATTTGAAAAAGTTATCACAAGAGAGATTTGCATGTGTTGCAGATGCTATCAAGGCATTATCAAAATTATCAAAACAATTCAAATATCATCAAATTCACGAAAGTACGGTGACTCAAGTAAAATCTAATAAAAAAGATACTTCAGGAGAAATATCCTATCAAATATCAGCTACAGTCTCCCAGGATGAAAGTAAAATTAATACAGAATTGCTGAGTGCGGGACGTTTTATTATTGCGACAAATGTTTTAGATTCAAAGGAACTAAGCAATGATTCTATGCTCAGGGAATATAAAGCTCAACAATCATGTGAAAGAGGGTTTGGTTTTCTCAAAGACCCATTATTTTTTGCCGACAGTATTTTCCTCAAAAGTCCTGAGAGAATAGAGTCTTTGGGAATGATTATGGGTTTATGTCTACTGGTTTATACTTTGGCTCAACGTCATATTAGAAATGCTCTTTTGGAGTCTAAATCAACAATTAAAAATCAATTAGGCAAAGCAACTAATCGTCCTACTTTACGCTGGATTTTTCAATGCTTTCAGTGTATTCATTTGGTTACACTCAATCAGGAGAAACATATTTCTAATTGGAATAAGGACAGAGATTTTATCTTGAGTCTTTTACCAGATGATTGTTTACGTTACTATCAATTAGTCAGCTAA
- a CDS encoding DUF2281 domain-containing protein — MTIKEQITQELEKLPEPVLQEILDFVQFLQTKHQQNKMLEITIMSESSLAKDWLKPQEDAAWQNL, encoded by the coding sequence ATGACAATTAAAGAACAAATAACACAAGAATTAGAAAAATTACCTGAACCTGTGTTACAGGAAATCTTAGATTTTGTCCAATTTTTGCAAACCAAGCACCAACAAAATAAGATGCTAGAAATTACGATTATGAGTGAATCTTCACTGGCAAAAGATTGGTTAAAACCACAGGAAGATGCAGCATGGCAGAATTTATAA
- a CDS encoding efflux RND transporter permease subunit: MVKTNNSESARESFNISKLAIKFSWLTVCFWIGIAVAGVLALSSLKYALFPDITFPVVVVNVQAPLTSALDTEEKLTKPLEESLKSLVGLEDIRSSTYPGQTAVVSSFVVGTNLETATNKISQIVNQLNLPKNATKKIIPLNLNESAAVSYAIESSSGKIDNLQQLVKDKIVPSIAKLPGVLKVSLLGEVSTNAPPPTATNGLPPASTLIRFNGKQALAFQVIKKGDANTLEVVNRVEKEVQQLRSGLKDVTLTLAATQAEYIRNATHSTIDALIEAIILSIVVIFPFLWNWQATLISALAIPISLLGTFIVMAIYGFNLETITLLALALVIGSIVDDAIVDVENIMRHIEEGKPPREAALIATNEIGLTVTAATLTAVAVFLPIGLMGGVIGQFFKPFGITVSAAMLTSMLVARTLSPVLAIYWLKAKPSSSPQKQSKIWLEFDQAYRNLLAWSLQHRLIVVGLAISSLIAGLALIPLIPKGFIPKLDRGEFNIVYTAPLPSLPGDLAQGVQGGLGQPGGQAGQLGQMGQKDKLGNSSLSAAALAASSSSIPFAIPLNDSLDIAKKLEEVVRRFPAVATVFTTVGSREGEPNKGTLYVKLKAEREVKTAEVQDQLRAALPKLAGVTTSVEDIQFVDTGGQKPLQIALQGNDIKALTTAAKAVKARIEKISGFADVTITGASHQQDGILQIERLNNQRVVYIGANLGQNLTLGNATDQVVAEAKAVMPAGVSLNLGGDSARQNQVLGSFGTTLGLSALCIIVVLIWLFKSWVDPIVIGLSLPLAVVGALLALLFTKSDFGMISLIGFVFLLGITNKNAILIVDYINQLRDSGLERTEAILKAGPVRLRPIMMTTAATILGMVPIALGLGAGSELRSPMAVSIAGGLVSSTILSLFVVPVFYAILDDWFPRKTVKG; encoded by the coding sequence ATGGTAAAGACTAATAACTCAGAATCTGCCCGCGAAAGCTTCAATATTTCCAAATTAGCGATTAAGTTTTCTTGGTTGACGGTGTGTTTTTGGATAGGTATAGCGGTAGCTGGTGTCCTGGCCTTGAGTTCCCTCAAATATGCTTTATTTCCAGATATCACCTTTCCGGTAGTGGTGGTAAATGTCCAAGCACCTTTAACATCAGCCCTAGATACGGAAGAAAAACTCACTAAACCACTGGAGGAAAGTCTCAAATCACTGGTGGGACTTGAGGATATTCGTTCATCAACTTATCCTGGTCAAACTGCTGTAGTTTCCTCTTTTGTGGTGGGTACAAATTTAGAAACTGCGACTAATAAAATTTCTCAGATCGTTAATCAATTAAATCTACCTAAGAATGCCACTAAAAAAATCATCCCTTTGAATCTGAACGAATCAGCGGCTGTTAGCTATGCCATTGAAAGTTCTTCTGGGAAGATTGATAATTTACAGCAACTGGTAAAAGATAAAATTGTCCCTAGTATAGCTAAATTACCAGGAGTTCTGAAAGTCTCTCTGTTAGGGGAAGTGAGTACGAATGCACCACCACCAACAGCAACCAATGGATTACCCCCAGCCAGTACTTTAATCAGGTTCAATGGTAAACAGGCTTTAGCCTTTCAGGTCATTAAAAAAGGTGATGCTAATACCTTAGAAGTAGTTAATCGGGTAGAAAAAGAAGTACAACAGCTAAGGTCTGGCTTAAAAGATGTTACTCTCACCTTAGCTGCTACCCAAGCTGAATATATCCGCAACGCCACCCATTCTACCATAGATGCCCTGATCGAAGCGATAATTTTATCAATTGTCGTCATCTTTCCCTTTTTATGGAATTGGCAAGCTACCCTAATTTCTGCCTTAGCTATTCCCATATCTTTGCTAGGGACATTTATCGTCATGGCGATATATGGCTTTAACTTAGAAACTATCACCCTGTTAGCCTTAGCTTTAGTCATTGGCTCGATAGTAGATGATGCCATAGTTGATGTAGAAAACATCATGCGGCATATTGAAGAAGGGAAACCCCCCCGCGAAGCCGCTTTGATAGCCACTAATGAAATTGGTTTAACTGTCACCGCAGCCACTTTGACAGCGGTAGCAGTATTTTTGCCTATTGGTTTAATGGGTGGAGTCATTGGTCAGTTTTTCAAACCCTTTGGGATTACCGTTTCTGCTGCCATGCTGACATCTATGTTAGTAGCCCGAACCTTATCACCGGTCTTAGCTATTTATTGGCTTAAAGCTAAACCATCCAGTTCTCCTCAGAAGCAAAGTAAAATTTGGCTAGAATTTGATCAAGCTTATCGTAACTTGTTAGCCTGGTCTTTGCAGCACCGCTTGATAGTTGTTGGGTTAGCTATAAGTAGTTTAATTGCTGGTCTTGCCCTGATTCCCCTAATTCCCAAAGGATTTATTCCTAAACTTGACCGAGGAGAATTTAATATTGTCTATACTGCTCCTCTACCTAGTCTTCCTGGGGATCTTGCACAAGGGGTACAAGGAGGACTAGGACAACCAGGAGGACAAGCAGGACAACTGGGACAAATGGGACAAAAAGATAAATTAGGAAATTCGTCTTTATCTGCTGCGGCTTTGGCTGCTTCATCATCTTCTATTCCTTTTGCTATTCCTTTAAACGATTCTTTGGATATTGCTAAGAAACTGGAAGAAGTAGTGAGAAGGTTCCCCGCAGTGGCAACGGTATTTACTACTGTGGGTTCTCGTGAAGGTGAACCAAACAAGGGGACGCTATACGTTAAGCTCAAAGCAGAGCGAGAAGTGAAAACGGCAGAAGTACAAGACCAACTCCGTGCCGCTTTGCCAAAATTGGCGGGTGTAACCACAAGTGTAGAGGATATTCAATTTGTAGACACCGGTGGACAAAAACCTCTGCAAATAGCTTTGCAAGGTAATGATATCAAAGCTTTGACGACAGCAGCTAAAGCGGTAAAAGCTCGAATTGAGAAAATATCTGGTTTTGCTGATGTGACTATTACAGGTGCGTCTCATCAACAAGATGGGATTTTGCAAATTGAAAGGTTGAATAATCAGCGAGTAGTTTATATCGGTGCTAACCTGGGTCAAAATTTAACTTTAGGTAATGCAACTGATCAAGTCGTAGCTGAAGCTAAAGCTGTGATGCCGGCTGGTGTGTCTTTGAATTTAGGGGGAGATTCTGCCCGTCAAAATCAGGTTCTTGGGAGTTTTGGCACAACTTTGGGATTATCGGCACTTTGTATTATTGTGGTGCTAATTTGGTTGTTTAAAAGTTGGGTAGATCCCATAGTTATTGGTCTTTCTTTACCTTTAGCAGTGGTTGGGGCGTTGCTGGCACTGCTATTTACAAAAAGTGATTTTGGGATGATATCTCTGATTGGTTTTGTGTTTCTGCTGGGGATTACTAACAAAAATGCGATTTTAATCGTAGATTACATTAATCAGTTACGGGATTCTGGACTAGAACGGACTGAGGCAATTCTTAAAGCTGGACCTGTACGTTTACGTCCCATTATGATGACAACTGCGGCAACAATTTTAGGGATGGTTCCTATTGCTTTGGGTTTAGGTGCGGGTTCGGAATTGCGATCGCCTATGGCTGTATCTATAGCTGGTGGTTTAGTAAGTTCTACTATTCTCAGCTTGTTTGTTGTCCCGGTATTCTACGCCATTTTAGATGATTGGTTTCCGAGGAAGACGGTGAAAGGATAA
- a CDS encoding type II toxin-antitoxin system PemK/MazF family toxin has translation MAEFIKGDVVIVPFPFSDLSQTKRRPALVIATLQGNDMILCQITSQSVNDMYAIGIDNFDFNSGGLNPTFRTPKCYRGKLRR, from the coding sequence ATGGCAGAATTTATAAAAGGTGATGTTGTAATTGTTCCCTTTCCATTTTCAGATTTAAGTCAAACAAAACGTAGACCAGCTTTAGTTATTGCTACACTTCAGGGAAATGACATGATTCTTTGTCAAATTACCAGTCAATCTGTTAATGATATGTATGCTATTGGAATAGATAATTTTGATTTTAACTCAGGTGGTTTAAATCCCACATTCCGCACCCCAAAATGTTACAGAGGGAAATTACGGAGATGA
- a CDS encoding 1-aminocyclopropane-1-carboxylate deaminase/D-cysteine desulfhydrase, with protein MSSIFFPPLIQQINSEICANADVKLFGLRLDLMHSQINGNKWFKLKYNLVEAKERKLSTILTFGGAYSNHIYATAAAGNLFGFRTIGLIRGEENIPLNPTLEFAVAQGMQLVYIDRQTYKKRHTEELQNQLKQRFGEVFMIPEGGCNLNGMRGCTEILQTVKGFDTICLACGTGTTLAGMTLSLNQPQKVIGFPVLKGGDFLKEDINNLLTNYLASDLPTPVNFPAPWQLISDYHFGGYAKVTNKLKLFCQDFQQQHDIPLDYVYTGKMFYGVMDLIAKGFFQSESLLLIHTGGLQGN; from the coding sequence ATGTCGTCAATTTTTTTTCCTCCACTTATTCAACAAATTAATAGTGAAATCTGTGCTAATGCAGATGTTAAGTTATTCGGATTACGCCTGGATCTCATGCACTCCCAGATCAACGGTAATAAATGGTTTAAGCTGAAGTATAACCTGGTAGAAGCTAAAGAGAGGAAATTATCGACAATTCTCACCTTTGGTGGTGCTTATTCTAATCATATTTATGCTACCGCTGCCGCAGGAAATCTGTTTGGTTTTCGCACTATTGGCTTAATTCGTGGAGAAGAAAATATTCCTTTAAATCCTACTCTAGAATTTGCAGTAGCACAGGGAATGCAATTAGTATATATTGATCGTCAGACCTATAAAAAACGCCATACAGAAGAATTACAAAATCAGTTAAAACAGCGATTTGGGGAAGTATTTATGATTCCTGAAGGGGGTTGTAATTTAAATGGTATGCGTGGCTGTACAGAAATATTACAAACAGTTAAAGGATTTGATACTATCTGTTTGGCTTGCGGTACAGGAACAACATTAGCCGGGATGACACTATCATTAAATCAACCACAAAAAGTAATTGGTTTTCCTGTGTTGAAAGGTGGTGATTTTCTCAAGGAAGATATCAATAACTTATTAACAAATTATCTAGCTTCTGATTTACCAACACCTGTTAATTTTCCTGCACCTTGGCAACTTATATCTGATTATCATTTTGGTGGTTACGCTAAGGTGACAAATAAATTAAAGCTATTTTGTCAAGATTTTCAACAACAACATGACATACCTTTAGATTATGTATACACAGGAAAAATGTTTTATGGAGTTATGGATTTAATTGCAAAAGGGTTTTTTCAATCGGAATCTTTGCTATTAATCCATACTGGGGGTTTACAGGGGAATTAA
- a CDS encoding pentapeptide repeat-containing protein, translating into MISSQVEMEDMELLKLYNKGERDFGNYKIIGYTYTRSFYTTFANSCNEDIRGINLDHSHLWLANLENVILENSTIRNAELFNIKLINSNLIGVDFSGSNLHQAQMKGSVLRASVLRDAILASTNLKNTNLSGADLSGSDLHGGYLENANLSGAKLRGTNLKGVKLENTDFSGADLTDACLDHTYLKGMIIDNNTKMNQKYHLIWEITNKESENRNLSGKDLSRANLSGAILIKADFRGTDLTDANLTGADLTDANLTGADLTGADLRRAKLQCANLRGANLKMSKIANANFAEANFCDIDLSQTHNKLTTVSTLKDAYYNDETKFPEGLHPTTVQKIAQKAAQKISQMIWSNYQDPQWIKELLNNKGESQKYLPSRERQQEFKEELTKKYGYKCLISGCEIKEIIEAAHIIPYSKIESHDVANGLLLRVDLHRLFDAHLIAIHPTTRKVLISEQIAKDYQDIRGIKIESRLTDEDANKQQDALRYHCEQCNWIDKRLLE; encoded by the coding sequence ATGATTTCTAGTCAAGTAGAAATGGAAGATATGGAACTTTTAAAACTTTATAACAAAGGTGAAAGAGATTTTGGCAACTATAAGATTATAGGTTATACTTATACAAGAAGTTTTTACACAACTTTTGCAAATTCATGTAATGAAGACATTAGAGGAATTAACTTAGATCATTCACATTTATGGTTAGCAAATTTGGAAAATGTAATTTTGGAAAATTCCACAATAAGAAACGCAGAGCTTTTTAATATAAAGTTAATAAATAGTAATCTTATTGGTGTAGATTTCAGTGGCTCAAATCTTCATCAAGCACAGATGAAAGGATCTGTCCTTCGTGCGTCAGTCCTCAGAGATGCAATTCTTGCATCTACAAACTTAAAAAATACAAATTTATCTGGTGCTGATTTAAGTGGTTCAGATTTACATGGTGGATATTTAGAAAATGCTAACCTTAGTGGTGCAAAACTGAGAGGTACAAATCTTAAAGGTGTAAAATTAGAAAATACAGATTTCTCAGGTGCTGATTTAACAGATGCTTGTTTAGATCATACTTATTTAAAAGGTATGATTATTGATAATAATACCAAGATGAATCAAAAATATCATTTAATTTGGGAAATTACTAATAAAGAATCAGAAAATAGAAATCTCTCTGGAAAAGATTTAAGTAGAGCTAATTTATCAGGAGCGATCTTAATAAAAGCAGATTTTAGAGGAACAGATTTAACAGATGCAAATTTAACAGGAGCAGATTTAACAGATGCAAATTTGACAGGAGCAGATTTGACAGGAGCAGATTTAAGAAGAGCAAAATTACAATGTGCAAATCTGAGAGGCGCAAACTTGAAAATGTCAAAAATTGCCAACGCTAATTTTGCAGAAGCAAATTTTTGCGATATTGATTTAAGTCAAACTCACAATAAACTTACTACTGTTAGCACTTTAAAAGATGCTTATTATAATGATGAAACTAAATTTCCTGAAGGACTTCATCCCACAACTGTACAGAAAATTGCACAAAAAGCTGCACAAAAAATTTCACAAATGATTTGGTCAAATTATCAAGATCCTCAGTGGATAAAGGAGTTATTAAATAATAAAGGAGAATCACAGAAATATCTACCATCACGAGAAAGACAACAAGAATTTAAAGAAGAACTAACAAAAAAATATGGTTATAAATGTTTAATTAGTGGTTGTGAAATTAAAGAAATTATTGAAGCAGCACATATTATTCCTTATAGCAAGATTGAATCTCATGATGTAGCTAATGGATTACTTTTGAGAGTAGATTTGCATAGACTTTTTGATGCACACCTGATAGCGATTCACCCAACCACCAGAAAAGTATTAATATCTGAACAAATAGCAAAAGACTATCAAGATATTAGAGGAATAAAAATAGAAAGTCGTTTAACTGATGAAGATGCGAATAAACAACAGGACGCTCTAAGATATCATTGTGAACAATGTAATTGGATAGATAAGCGACTTCTTGAATAA
- a CDS encoding type II toxin-antitoxin system HicA family toxin has translation MKVKEVLKILEEDGWYIDRIRGSHRILKHQIKSGIVVLAGKLSKDLAEGTRKSIFSQAQLEDKQ, from the coding sequence ATGAAGGTTAAAGAAGTTCTCAAAATCCTGGAAGAAGATGGTTGGTATATAGATCGCATTAGAGGTAGTCATCGTATCCTCAAACATCAAATTAAATCGGGTATCGTGGTATTAGCGGGTAAACTTAGTAAAGACTTAGCGGAAGGGACTCGAAAGAGTATTTTTTCCCAAGCACAACTGGAGGATAAACAATGA
- a CDS encoding Uma2 family endonuclease, translated as MTLAQETRYYSPEEYLELEVNSEIRHEYINGLIIPMTGGTPNHNQLALNFSGTLNYLLKRQPYQVFVTDQRLWIPTRKIHTYPDIMVVKTPLEYEQGRKDTLVNPVMIAEVLSKSTKSYDRDEKFAAYRTIPSLQEYILIDQYTMHIEQYFKTDNNKWIFSEFTDGDSSLNLSYIPCQILLADIYDKVDFNTEE; from the coding sequence ATGACCCTCGCACAAGAAACACGCTACTATTCACCCGAAGAATACCTAGAATTAGAGGTAAACTCAGAAATACGTCACGAATATATCAACGGATTAATTATACCCATGACAGGCGGAACACCCAATCACAACCAACTTGCACTTAATTTCAGTGGTACACTCAATTATCTTCTTAAACGTCAACCTTATCAAGTCTTTGTAACAGATCAACGTCTGTGGATTCCCACCAGAAAAATTCATACCTACCCTGATATTATGGTTGTGAAAACTCCCTTAGAATATGAACAAGGAAGAAAAGACACCTTAGTAAATCCTGTGATGATTGCAGAAGTATTATCAAAATCTACCAAAAGCTATGATAGAGATGAAAAGTTTGCAGCGTATCGGACAATTCCCAGCTTACAAGAATATATTTTAATTGACCAATACACAATGCACATTGAACAATATTTTAAAACCGATAATAATAAATGGATATTTTCTGAATTTACAGATGGAGATAGTAGCTTAAACCTATCTTATATTCCCTGTCAAATCTTGTTAGCAGATATTTATGATAAAGTAGATTTCAACACCGAAGAATAA